A region of Corynebacterium glucuronolyticum DSM 44120 DNA encodes the following proteins:
- a CDS encoding urease subunit beta, with protein MIPGEYFISEGKITLNEGRESITLEVKNTGDRPIQVGSHFHFAEANSALEFDREAARGKRLDIPSGTAVRLEPGDSRTVELIDFAGERQVYGFNGAVNGPLD; from the coding sequence ATGATTCCAGGCGAGTACTTTATTTCTGAAGGAAAGATTACCCTCAACGAGGGTCGTGAGTCGATCACTCTCGAGGTGAAAAACACCGGAGACCGTCCGATTCAGGTTGGCTCCCACTTCCACTTTGCGGAGGCCAATAGCGCTCTCGAATTTGACCGCGAAGCAGCGCGGGGAAAGCGCCTTGACATCCCTTCCGGCACTGCTGTGCGTCTTGAGCCGGGCGATTCTCGAACTGTAGAACTCATTGATTTTGCTGGTGAGCGCCAGGTCTACGGATTCAACGGCGCAGTCAACGGCCCGCTCGACTAA
- the ureC gene encoding urease subunit alpha — translation MSFEIDRRQYAELYGPTTGDGVRLADTHLIARVEKSYLNPGEEVNFGGGKVIRDGMGQNSRVKGDDIIPDLVITGPLVIDYTGVYVADVAIKDGKIMKIGRAGNPDIQDGIDITVGVGTEVIAGEGKIVTAGAVDTHIHFISPGQVEAALDNGTTTLIGGGVGPADSTNATTVTSGAANIRHMLQATVDLPINVGFLGKGHASDLNPLREQIKAGAIGLKIHEDWGATANTIDNALKVADEMDIQVAIHTDTLNEGGFVDNTIKAIDGRVIHTFHTEGAGGGHAPDIIELAGHSNVLPASTNPTLPYTKNTLDEHLDMIMVCHHLNPDLPEDVAFADSRIRKETIAAEDVLHDMGIMSITSSDSQAMGRVGEVVLRTWQVADRMKMQRGPLEGDTEDNDNNRIKRYIAKYTINPAIAAGISHAVGSVEEGKIADLVVWEPAHFGVKPLIVLKSGYIARSEMGDSNASIPTPQPRTMRYSFGAYGDAASRTSVTFLPTAAIEAGVPASLNTKRAFVEAKNMRNISKADMKHNSETPEISVDPETYVLKVDGKEITSEYAESLSMAQRYFLF, via the coding sequence ATGTCATTTGAGATCGACAGGCGTCAATACGCCGAACTGTATGGTCCCACAACCGGAGACGGTGTTCGTCTTGCAGATACCCATCTCATTGCACGCGTAGAGAAGAGCTACCTCAACCCCGGTGAGGAAGTTAACTTCGGTGGCGGCAAGGTTATCCGTGACGGCATGGGGCAGAACTCTCGAGTAAAGGGTGACGACATTATCCCTGACCTCGTGATTACCGGTCCGCTCGTGATCGACTACACCGGAGTTTACGTGGCTGACGTTGCCATCAAGGACGGCAAGATCATGAAGATCGGTCGCGCCGGCAACCCAGATATCCAGGATGGAATCGATATCACCGTCGGTGTAGGCACCGAGGTTATTGCTGGCGAAGGCAAGATCGTCACTGCTGGCGCTGTCGATACCCACATTCACTTCATTTCTCCTGGGCAGGTGGAAGCTGCGCTGGATAACGGCACAACTACCCTCATTGGTGGCGGCGTTGGACCGGCTGATTCCACTAACGCGACTACGGTCACCTCCGGCGCGGCGAACATTCGCCACATGCTGCAGGCAACGGTCGATCTGCCGATTAACGTTGGATTCCTCGGTAAGGGCCATGCCTCCGACCTCAACCCCCTGCGTGAGCAGATCAAGGCCGGCGCAATTGGCCTGAAGATCCACGAGGACTGGGGGGCTACCGCCAACACGATCGACAACGCCCTAAAGGTTGCCGACGAGATGGACATCCAGGTTGCGATCCACACCGATACCCTTAACGAGGGCGGTTTCGTGGACAACACCATTAAGGCCATCGACGGTCGCGTCATCCACACGTTCCACACGGAGGGTGCAGGTGGCGGTCACGCACCGGACATCATCGAACTTGCGGGTCACTCCAACGTGCTTCCCGCGTCGACGAACCCGACCCTGCCGTACACCAAGAACACACTGGATGAGCACCTTGACATGATCATGGTGTGCCACCACCTCAACCCGGATCTGCCGGAGGACGTTGCTTTCGCAGATTCCCGTATCCGTAAGGAAACGATCGCAGCCGAGGATGTTCTGCACGACATGGGTATCATGTCGATTACATCTTCAGACTCCCAGGCCATGGGTCGTGTGGGCGAGGTCGTTCTGCGCACGTGGCAGGTAGCTGACCGCATGAAGATGCAGCGTGGTCCGCTTGAGGGCGACACGGAGGATAACGACAACAACCGAATCAAGCGCTACATTGCCAAGTACACCATCAACCCGGCGATTGCTGCTGGTATTTCCCACGCTGTTGGCTCGGTTGAGGAAGGCAAGATTGCTGACCTCGTGGTGTGGGAGCCGGCGCACTTCGGTGTGAAGCCGCTCATCGTGCTGAAGTCTGGCTACATTGCTCGCTCCGAAATGGGTGATTCTAACGCTTCTATTCCGACGCCTCAGCCGCGAACGATGCGTTACTCCTTCGGTGCCTACGGTGATGCTGCTAGCCGCACGAGCGTGACCTTCCTCCCGACGGCAGCCATTGAGGCTGGTGTTCCCGCATCCCTGAACACCAAGCGTGCCTTCGTGGAAGCGAAGAACATGCGCAACATTTCCAAGGCCGACATGAAGCACAACTCCGAGACGCCCGAGATTTCCGTGGATCCCGAGACCTATGTGCTGAAGGTCGACGGAAAGGAAATTACGTCTGAGTATGCGGAGTCGCTGTCGATGGCACAGCGCTACTTCCTCTTCTAG
- a CDS encoding urease accessory protein UreE, with amino-acid sequence MIVTEILGNVHDVSEPAELSIDSVLFDNESRLKRVQRVTSEGGTEIGLRFDTDFRELHDGDILWREGDSLIVAKIDPTDVLVIKPGSIKEALTVAHSLGNRHLQAQFFEDEAGFTGSVMVVRYDHTVEHFLDHMETNYERGQYVMPKAFRHAEHTH; translated from the coding sequence ATGATCGTCACCGAGATTCTCGGAAACGTCCACGATGTATCTGAACCTGCAGAGCTATCCATAGACTCTGTGCTGTTTGACAATGAATCCCGGCTGAAGCGAGTACAGCGCGTAACGTCAGAAGGGGGGACCGAAATCGGCCTGCGCTTTGATACCGACTTCCGCGAACTTCACGATGGTGACATCCTGTGGCGTGAGGGCGATTCACTTATCGTTGCCAAGATTGATCCAACGGACGTTCTCGTCATCAAACCCGGTTCTATCAAGGAAGCACTGACAGTCGCACATTCCCTCGGTAACCGTCACCTCCAGGCCCAGTTCTTTGAGGATGAGGCTGGCTTCACTGGCTCCGTCATGGTTGTGCGCTACGACCACACTGTCGAGCACTTCCTGGATCACATGGAAACAAACTACGAGCGCGGTCAATACGTCATGCCGAAGGCTTTCCGTCATGCAGAGCACACCCACTAA
- a CDS encoding urease accessory protein UreF — protein sequence MQSTPTKPQEASSSERAQLVIWHLTDSALPTGGFAHSAGMETYIQSGAVDDADTFAEWLKGYLYQATFNDALAVRFAVELHNSTIGWDEKVARLNQLDRLLHATLTPKELRAAMRSMGKRMSKVARIVDADDMLVEEYDRGLRAREYKGNPGIALGLVLAAAGVDGYTAAKAYLMQLATSMVQNAIRAIPLGQDAGQRLLVGVYGLVTEFAQQAMEHTVHDLGVAAPDMEIAQMEHEFLRSRMFMS from the coding sequence ATGCAGAGCACACCCACTAAGCCCCAGGAAGCCAGCTCGAGCGAGCGGGCGCAGCTGGTCATCTGGCACTTGACCGATTCCGCATTGCCTACGGGCGGGTTCGCCCACTCAGCGGGTATGGAAACATATATCCAAAGCGGTGCAGTTGATGATGCAGATACCTTCGCAGAGTGGTTAAAGGGGTATTTGTACCAGGCTACCTTCAATGATGCCCTCGCGGTTCGCTTCGCGGTGGAGTTGCACAATTCCACGATTGGCTGGGATGAGAAGGTAGCGCGGCTGAACCAGCTGGACCGCTTGTTACACGCAACGTTGACTCCCAAGGAGCTACGTGCAGCAATGCGTTCCATGGGCAAGCGGATGAGCAAGGTCGCGCGAATAGTTGACGCAGATGACATGCTCGTAGAAGAGTACGACCGTGGTTTGCGTGCTCGAGAGTACAAGGGCAACCCGGGAATCGCTCTCGGCCTCGTTCTGGCTGCTGCCGGAGTTGACGGATACACGGCAGCGAAGGCATATCTCATGCAGTTAGCCACGTCCATGGTCCAAAATGCGATCCGCGCTATTCCCCTTGGCCAGGATGCAGGCCAACGTCTGCTCGTTGGGGTCTACGGCCTCGTGACGGAGTTTGCCCAACAAGCGATGGAACACACCGTTCACGACCTGGGTGTTGCTGCTCCCGATATGGAAATCGCCCAGATGGAACACGAATTCCTGCGCTCGCGCATGTTCATGTCCTAA
- the ureG gene encoding urease accessory protein UreG, giving the protein MSVVKVGVGGPVGSGKTQLIERITRALEGEISMAAITNDIYTTEDARILARDGVLPEDRIIGVETGGCPHTAIREDTSMNEAAYEELLNRHPDLELVFIESGGDNLSATFSPELVDFSIYIIDVAQGEKIPRKAGQGMIKSDLFVINKTDLAPYVGADLQVMTDDSKVFRGDKPFVLTNLKTDEGLDEVLQWLRRDVLMQDLEASGK; this is encoded by the coding sequence ATGTCTGTTGTAAAAGTCGGCGTCGGTGGACCGGTCGGCTCTGGTAAGACCCAATTGATCGAGCGCATTACGCGCGCCCTGGAAGGTGAAATCTCCATGGCGGCGATCACGAACGATATTTACACGACTGAGGACGCTCGCATTCTCGCACGCGACGGCGTGCTCCCGGAGGATCGGATCATCGGTGTGGAGACGGGTGGCTGTCCGCATACCGCCATCCGTGAAGATACGTCGATGAACGAGGCCGCATACGAGGAATTGTTGAATCGGCACCCAGACCTGGAGCTCGTGTTCATTGAGTCTGGCGGCGATAACCTCTCCGCTACGTTCTCGCCTGAACTAGTGGACTTCTCCATTTACATCATTGATGTCGCCCAGGGGGAGAAGATTCCTCGTAAAGCAGGCCAGGGGATGATCAAGTCTGACCTCTTCGTCATTAATAAGACCGACCTGGCTCCTTATGTCGGCGCTGATCTCCAGGTGATGACCGACGATTCCAAGGTCTTCCGTGGTGACAAGCCGTTTGTGCTCACGAACCTGAAGACGGATGAGGGCCTCGACGAGGTGCTTCAGTGGCTCCGCCGCGATGTGCTTATGCAGGATCTCGAGGCCAGTGGTAAATAG